Within the Phaseolus vulgaris cultivar G19833 chromosome 9, P. vulgaris v2.0, whole genome shotgun sequence genome, the region gagaaaaagaaaaaccgcaaattaaataacaaaaatcgcaaaaatacaaaagaaaaagttCGGCATCTGTGTAAGAACCATCTGCATAACTCCAAAATTAAGACCCGTGAATTTGTCAgcgaaaaagaaaaagacaactGAATATCCTGATTTGGCTTTCGACggtagaatatttttttatttttttatcttatttacatatttttattttattttatttttaattaatatgtaaCTTTTAACCTACTTTTTATGTTGTATAATGAACATTTTAACCTTGACATTAGATACTTATGTGTAATGAAATAAGAGAAAACATAACAATCCTAACCAACTTCTAATAAGATAGAATGCCTTACTATTATTCTAAAAAACAAGTTcatacttaatttaattttgcaAAATCGATATAATATAATGCTTAAACtcatacaaattttattttatttttgtttgtcaTGGAAAATATCTAAGCTCTTAGATCATATTTATTCATTCTACcttataaaatgaacaaattagAAAAAAGAATGGTTTACCTTTTGAAGAGACCTACCTGTTCTGGGTGTAAAAACACTACGTTGCCGAAAACGATGACATTTCCAGAGTGATCCAATATCTCGGCGAACTCCGTGGCTTGACGGTGATTGTGATCACAGTGCTGGAGGCAGATCTGAAAGTAGTGAGAGTAAGAAATGGAGGTGTGAGGAATGTCTCTCAACTTCGCTTTCACCTTCTCCATATGCGAGGTCCTAAGAATCTTCCTCGCATCATTGACGGAAATCCCGCTGATATTTGGATGATTAACATCAAGATCAACGGTGGCGCCGATGTCTTTGAGTTTGTTTTCAGCAGGAAGTGAGAGAACGTTGGAGTGGCCGTACAAGCCTCTGGCCTCGAGAAAGCGGCCGAAGAAGCCTTTCTCGGAGGATTCCGGCGAGATTAGGTAGTGGCAGGGGGAGGTGGGTTTGGGAGAATTTGGGAGAATGCGAAACGACATTTTAACACAGTCGAAAAGTCGTTTTGAGGAAAGTTTCCCAAGTGCCATTGACGAGTTATGTGTGTTTGTGTTTTCAAGTGGATGCTCGGAAATTTGGACTTCAATTTAAAGGCTTGAATTGAAGACCCTCTTAAATGGCCCCTCTCTCACTGCAACAAAGCTCTAATTTCAAGAATATTCTAGCTTTCAATTCTCCCCAACATGTTTCTTCTTACACGctattattctattttaaactggaactttacttttaaaaaaaaatatataaattttttcattatgtatttaaacttttattttgttatcATTCCCAAAATTGTGTGATACTAGTTCAATAGAAAATCAAATTCTGAAATCCACTTTTTTATTTCAGAAAAGTTAATGTAACCAACTacttgttaaaaatatttaaaaattatctactaatgtttttcttattatttatgtttgcTTTTCAAATGTAATCTGGCTTAAGGTAAATAAGGATAAATATTAAAtcaaaggaaaacaaaaattcaTTCTCTTATAAATTTgaagatttttattattattttaataaaacttaTTTTCAAAAAAGTGGGGGTTACgagttttttcttcaaaataacttaatatttactttatttattaaaaatcattttaataattagtaatatttaacaaaaaaactttttttttctatttataagtTTATTTACTTAATCTCTTGAGATTAAGAAAAATACGAGttaatttaattcataataataaatGTGTTTTACACTCATTTGTTTTCTCTAGCTATTTTTGTAACTAATACTCATCTCCCTTTTATGTATTCTATCAATTTCCCCTGTCAATCGTATTAATTACAGTTTTAgtctaaaaatattaatgtgaACAAGTTGAATGAGTATGATAAAAGAAGgtagtatttttaatatttaagacTTATATGCGAAAATAAAGGAGTGTgtggtcttttttttttttactttaaaactacaagttataataaaattgtcTTTATAATTAGTTGAAATTCGTTGAATATTGTATTCCAAAGGTTTTGTGATTACTGTAATATCAAACCATTAGGaattaattataaacaaaaGTATTTTGATATTTAGTCAAACCATAtgagtgttaattttaactaaataattttttttgtatgaaattATAAGGTCACAGACATCATGACTTAGGATATTTGAGTAGcaaaatatctttaatattgAGAGGGATAGAAGAGTAAATATCATTGGTATCATGGAATACTCACagtaaataatattaagaattagTTATTATCTAGAAGAGCAAATATATTGGTATCATGGAATACTCACagtaaataatattaagaattagTCATTATctctataaatataaatataagaaaattataaaaaatataagaataagagatattttttattctcttatgtgtatgtTACATCACTTTATGTAtatataggaaatatatagggagtttctcctcccaaattacaatttaattaggtagaaattctatcattattaaattaattgcatataattgggtacaaattgtacaatattgcatacaataattgcatataatttgataattattattttctttaatactCTCCTCAAGTTGGTAGCTGAAGATCATGAACCCAACTTGTGTTGTATTTCCTTGCCCaatgccttcgtaaaaatatctgcgagctgACACTGTGTCGatacatatgaaggactgattatcccatcttgtaatttttctcgcacaatgtggcagtctatcttaatgtgttttgtgcgttcatgtaTGTAATGTCGTTTGATTGTCACAGGaaagttgagctggcaagttACAACAACTATAAATCCTGTAACAGATATCGTAACCAAACtttctccaaacaagtattggtcATCGCGCGGTATTCTGCATCCGCTGATAATCTTGaacgtttgtctgttttttttactttcatgagataatagaagaaccaagaaaaattcaatacccagatactgatctccAAGTTGTACAACCTCCCCAGTCTaagtcgcaataagctgtcagTTTGCTTTCGGATGGCAATAGGaatccttgtcctggtgatcctttgatgtatttaggactcgaattgcggcatcccaatgaagtttccgtggatcctgtatatattgacttagggtccgaaccgaaaatgctatgtcaggccgagtaatcgtgaggtatatcagccgtcccacgagtcgcccgtatttgactggatcctttaataactcttcattgtctggtgtgagttttaggtattgttctattggaaatttgtctggacgagcacctgtgagtctcataccctgcaaaatatcaagcgcatattttctttgggacagGTAAATACCAactttggaacgggaaaattcaatccctagaaaatatttcaggtctccaagatctttaatgcgaaattgttgtaatagacaatctttaacacgcgctgaatttctgtcaaatcatttcctgtcaaaagaaCATCATCCACGTAAatcataaatcaaaagggcagtaaatgatgagttattctgtcttgtgaatagagagtaatttgtcttggactgttgaaatcctacagatttaatcacatgagatgcttgtttgagaccataaagggatttgttgagtcgacatacaatgttctctcTCCCCTGTCGAGGATGCcggtggcaagtccatgtaaataatttcatgcaatgtgccattAAGAAGACATTTTGCACATTTAGCTGGTTAGTAAATCAATTTTTggttgctgcaatggtgaggagacacctcaaaattgttaattttgctgttaGTGAAAAAGTTTCAGTCGACACGGTATCTTTTGCaacaaggcgcgccttatattTGTCGATactaccatctgagttgtacttttATTTCATAAACCCAAcatttgatttagctgcaaggcgaAAAGCTCTTCATCCATTGCTTTTTGTCAATTTGGATAAatgatagcttgagcataagtgtgaggttatTTGACATCATGTATAGCaaataggaaatatatagggagtttctctcctcaaattacaatctaattagatAGGATaataatcatgagattctatcattattaaatttatctgcatataattgggtataatatcgtacaatattgcatataataatgcatataatttgataattattattttcttaataataaaaaaataaagattactCAAAAAAATAAACCATAAACACACACAATGAGTACAAACAAATAACTACCGAAAGGAATTATGGTAAATTATATTTCTCATATTCACCAAATCCATTAAATTTCAAGCAATTACAAATAAAACACTAAAAAGAGTgtgtttgaaaaaaatattgaattaatCTTATTTTTCCATACcgataaaatgaatttattatttattagagATCTCATGTATGTCCACTATATAAAAACATTCTATAATCCTAAGCTTTATcttgtaaattaattttacaaagttaagttaaaaaatttattttttaatatatttttagtttgaagTACACTTTtatggtgtgtttggattgaggagagGATTTGAAAGAGTTGTTTTGaaataatttgagaaaaaagtgtaaagaaagtgaagttgtttggattgagtatATTACAATCTATTTAtgagaaaaatttattgaaatttgtgagtaaTGTGAtagttgtgattttttttttaattttttaaaaactataaaatttaaaactacaaatttattctaatctttaaaaatatttgaataataataataaaacaaaattaattaattaatttctatattttttataattaatattattattatgtatatttattttctatgtaaacaattatattttattaaataaatttattattatttaataaaattatttcattattttgacAGGGTAAAGGGTAATTGCGTAAGTTGCTAATATGAAATTGGTTTATGCGCAATTCATAACCAATGAGTGAGAATGTGTATGAATTTGAAGGAGTGAATATATGaggaaagtgaaaaaaaaaatgatggtGTTTGGATTGAAGTATATTAAAGTAGATGCATGAgaaaagtttataaaagtttgtAATTGATGTGATGGTTATAaaagaattttgattttttttaaagatgtaaaatgttatcttacaaatttacccttagttattaaaaaaatttaataatgaaatgagtttttttatttaaaacatattcataaatttaaaaattataattagaaaaaataaataggtATTAAATGTAtatagatataatttaaaaattataattaaaaaatatgtattcaacaaattaaataaaaacagaaattttatgtaatttcttaaaatattaaatatgtattataaaattaaaaaataaatcagatattatataaataaataaaaatattattttttaatattaaaagtcctgtaataataaataataaaaaataaaaaatactaaaaatatataaatatttaacaatagaaaataattttataaaaaattataattaaataaattaaaactcatatagaaaatatattaatataaaaacaacaaattaaataaaaacagaaattcaagtaatttttaaaatataaaatatatattataaaattaaaaaataaatcatatcttatataaataaaaaatactatttttttatattaaaaaatgttatagtaataaaaagtaaaaaatattatagaagAATAAATTCACATGCCAGGTGACTTTCcttctaaatatttttattttgaagaagaaaataattataattcacaGGTATATCTTctatttcattttctcttttttttttcacaaatttctgGATTCAAATAGTTAATATCTAGTTACCTCTTTAGTTGTGAACACAGAAAGAAACATAACCTTAAACcataaaatatctttatatatGTAAATGTGTGAATTTATATTCCTTACAACCTTCCTAACATCTATCACCGGTCTTATTAagtctattattattaatcttgaAAGTCATTTGTGACCGAATTAGCAAGAGAATAGGTTGATTAGTTGAATTGTTTAGTTAGCTTTcgattatataaaattattattaatttgtaaCCATTTTATTTGAAAACTGGGATACCTTTTAATTGTTTGAGAATCTCTGCAACTGCCTGCTGCATCTCATCAGAATCTTTATTCCTTCAAAGCTTTAACTGCCCTCTGTTGTATTTGTCCTTTGGCCAATTCTTGATGacgcaaaataaaaatattaaaccaGGAAAAAAATCCGAATGCATGAAACAAACTTCAAAACAATTGAATTAATTGAATATATGCACTGATTCAATTTATCTGGGATTTTAAAACGGTAAATTCACCATGGTGTGACaactaatatttattattgtatcaaattatcattttttcagtaaatttatattttaatatgcaTTACTATATTTGTATTACAAATGTGTGTGATATTCCTCAAAAAGACacaattaagtaaaaaaattagtttgaaGCTTATAATATTGGTTGTGATGTCGTGTAAGTTTTCTTTTAGTACTTTGGAGCTTTCTCTTCGCAAGTGCTACTACTAATCTCAAATCTGTATTAGAACGGCTTTTTtcagaaatatatatatagaggaaaaatattgaaataattttatagtcaaaattaaaaataaaatgtagatATATAAGAAAATTTCTGGCTATTAACttatatatgaaataattttaactttttctattttttaatgcaaCACGAATACTTTTCAGAATATAATGTATTCTAGTAGTATTATCGTTCAAACACACTTAAACGTGAAGTTATGATGTGAtacgatatatatatatatatatatatatatatatatatatatatttgaagtattacaaattataaatcaatattaattttatttaaaaaaagtatgttgtaaaattatgtattttaattgaatccctattaaaaaaattcttattgaATATAAAAAACTTTGTACTTTTCAATCTAGTCTTTGTTGAAAATTAGGATGACGTAACTATTTAAtcttaaaatttagaatttaagatttaagatttaattttattatctcAAATAGAACACCACAAATTTagacaataataaaaatgaagttTTAAAATCATAGTCATCTTTGTAAAAAatgatattgttttattttataaactacatactaaaagaaaaataaattcaaatgaaGCATGTGAAGGAAAGAAGAAATGACGTTTGGCAAAGGTAATTAAGGTTCAACATCATTTCTTTATGTTGTTCAAAATTTGTTGTATAATACTTGAAACTACAAAATCAAACAATcactatatttaatattaaaattttattttgaatatttaataaaataattattttaatcgaaacccaattaaaaatatcaagtgaaggaattaaaatttaattaacttgtattttttattttttttatataaagacaataaattatatactaaaCTAACAACCATGAGGGTAAAAActcaactaaaaaaatattaaacagttgataaaatattttttaatagaaaattaattaaaaatattaaaaatatataaataacttaaaacttaattgatttaattttatttctatttggTGACACAATAAGTAATGTTATGCAAAGTAACAACAATATTAACATACAGAAAAGTCGAatgaataaatttcaattgaaaaatatcaaaattttaaatattcaacaaaattaaaattataaaatttaaaaaaattatcgtGAACTTAAAACTTAATAATGGTAAAAGAGAGAATGgctaaaaaaaatagaacaactgaagtgggaatcaaacTGGGCTCTGGGTTCAAATCGGAAGGATTAGAAAGGCCATTTTGAGATAATGCAAATCTACTAATGTTATCCCCGTGCTAATTGCGGCAACGTATTCAACACTTCATCACTTCCTTttgcttttatattttttaacaattttttctaTTGTTGATTATGAATAATTGGTCTACTCACTAGGacgtaaaaatattaaaagttaaaataatacaaataaataataaaataacattatatcaaagttcaataaataaatttaaaatattaaaaatatatttagtaacTCTAAGATATATTAAagtttcaataaataaatttaaaatattaaaaatatatgtgaaaagtaaaaatctaataaaattaaagtcAAACCACGATTCTTACAAAATAGAGTTTTTTTGTATGTTGTTACTTTTTACGAGTCAAACCAAACTCACATAACAAAGAGTTTAAACTAGCCAATCTAGTAACCAAAAGTCAAAATTAACAGCAAGAGACTGAAaagttaaaagaataaaaaaatagtcaaTTATTTATAAGAACATATAACAACAattcatttctttattttattttattttattttcttatactAACTTTTTATTTAAGGAAACATATAAGGAATGAGATTCTAAATTCAAAGTTAATTTCAATGAAACAAATTTgagtaaatttaaattaaaagaggaAATACCTTacaagaaacaataaaaaaatatattaaaatagttgTTTTATCCAGTTTCATGATTTACACTATATTCAACTATATTCATGAGAAACTTGATGTATTTAACGATTATACTTTTTTAAGATGTGTTTCAACATTTTTTAGTTTCATTTTTATAGTTTTGTTTAGTTAAACTAAATCATTTTATAAGTCCCATACGTATAGAGTTAATTCTAAACTTGTTGTATTCacaaattaactttttttatatgattattCAACTAAGCTGAATAACATGTCAATAGTTCATATTGAATCTTCTAGTTGGTGAATTCAAGACAACAATTACTTTTTATAGCTTACGTTTTTTAACTGAgcatttcagtaatatttcatatatatttttttggtaatttatatttgtaacgttttttaccttttaataatttttttcatgctactacatgttatatatatatataaattattttttatagctTACGTTTTTAACTGagtatttcaataatatttcatatattatttttggtaaattaaatttgtaacagtttttagtaattttttatgctactaaatgttatatatatatatatatatatatatatatttattagtgATGTCCTagattagaagaaaaaataaaaattgttcacACATTGTGTTTTATTGGTACTATAACTaaaagactttttttttcaaagttaaaaatattttttcaatagtgatggaaaataaaaaatatgtaacgAGATAATAATAAAGTGAAATCTTAACATCCTCAACTTATAAAACTcggttttgttttaaaaatcttgtcaataacaaataataaatgaagaaaaatacaattaacactaaaaaaaaattataaaatagaaattaatttttaatgataaaaattaattagttgctTTGACAAcgttaaaaaaaacacatagaGAACCTTACCCTCACACCATAgtacctctttttttttttttctctctttctctttttaaattttttcccttttctcttaattttttttttccaatcttaatagcaccctaggattgAAGATCTGAATGTGGAAAGGACGTgatcccaatattcaatttctcttgtaggTATGTTGTGTGttaatatatgtttatatattatttaaatttataaaaatattagattttgatggtttaatatttaagtgtttttttttatgttaattaagcttttgaatgttgtggatagtgtttggaatgatattgtatgatgaaatggtgtgaaattgaatttatacatttgggataatgtatggattgatgttttctatgtattaagtattgatgcttATGTGGTAATAGAGATATCCGAGATTCACTGAtaatctaagtcacatagactaataTATCAAGTGGTGAGAAACTGATGgagggagttcatgcacaccgtgacatatgagatgcattGACTttggttgtattgaacttaccctgatccgatcctttctgttggattctataagaaaattgtatgtaagaagatggtaagaagaaaaaaagaagtttTTATTATCTTATGTGTATATTTACATCACTCCatattttagtatatattaGTGTAGAGagattttctctctccaaattacaatctaattaggtaaggatccactaatcatgagattttatcattattaattgcatataattgggtacaatatcgcacaatattgcatacaataattgcttataatttgataattattattttcttaatgcTCCCttctcaagttggtaggtgaagatcatgaaccccACTTTGTGTCATAGCGTCAAAAACTGTTACTTGACCAgtgccttcgtaaaaatatctaCGAGCGAATACTGTATGTCGGTACctatgaaggactgattatcccgacttgtaatttttctcgcgaAATGTGGCACTctatctcaatttttttttttgcctgAAATACTGGatttgctgctatatgtaatgccgcttgattgtcacaaaAAAGTTGGGCTGGCAAGTTACATGACACCTTTAAATCTTGtaacagatatcgcaaccaaactatctaaacaagtattggccatcctgcggtattctgcttccactgatgatcttgatacgtttttttttcttccatgagataatagaagaaccaagaaaaatacccAAATACTGAATTttgagttgtctgacaacctctcCAGTatgagtcgcaataagctgtcaatgtcagattgttctCGGATGGCAATAACAATCCTTGTCCCGACGATtgtttgatgtactttaggactcgaattgcagcatcccaatgaggtttaTGTGGagcctgtatatattgacttaggattcgatcctttaataactctatatcatctggtgtgagttttaggtattgctccattggaaatttgtctggacgagaacttgtgagtcccgtatcctgcaaaatatcaagtacatattttctttctttgtgACATATAAATAACAGcttaggaaaatattttttaacacgccgaatttctgtcaaatcatttcctgtcaaaagaatatcattcacataaatcaaaagaacagtaaatgatgagttattctgtCTTGGACGGTTGAAATCCTAtggatttaatcacatgagaaaatgttgaaaaaccATGTCTGggatgcttgtttgagaccataaagggattttttgagtcgacatacaatgttctccccttgtcgatgatgcccgggtggcaaatccatgtaaataattttatgcaatgtgccatgtaaaaaggcattttgcacatctagctggtgagtaaaccaatttttggctgctgcaatggtgaggagacacctcaaagttgttaattttgttgttggtgaaaaagtttcagaatagtcgacatCTTCAATCTCAGTGTa harbors:
- the LOC137822711 gene encoding calcium uniporter protein 4, mitochondrial-like isoform X2 translates to MALGKLSSKRLFDCVKMSFRILPNSPKPTSPCHYLISPESSEKGFFGRFLEARGLYGHSNVLSLPAENKLKDIGATVDLDVNHPNISGISVNDARKILRTSHMEKVKAKLRDIPHTSISYSHYFQICLQHCDHNHRQATEFAEILDHSGNVIVFGNVVFLHPEQVAKTMERLITESIANPKDPRREELEKMERQKAMIDEKAKAQVRGELYCGLGFLTVQTAGLMRLTFWELNWDVMEPICFYLTSVYFSLAYMFFLRTSTEPTFQGYFQSRFKSKQQRLMKIYNLDIQRYNDLCKACYSASYVPAKSQPLPPLTH
- the LOC137822711 gene encoding calcium uniporter protein 4, mitochondrial-like isoform X1; this encodes MALGKLSSKRLFDCVKMSFRILPNSPKPTSPCHYLISPESSEKGFFGRFLEARGLYGHSNVLSLPAENKLKDIGATVDLDVNHPNISGISVNDARKILRTSHMEKVKAKLRDIPHTSISYSHYFQICLQHCDHNHRQATEFAEILDHSGNVIVFGNVVFLHPEQVAKTMERLITESIANPKDPRREELEKMERQKAMIDEKAKAQVRGELYCGLGFLTVQTAGLMRLTFWELNWDVMEPICFYLTSVYFSLAYMFFLRTSTEPTFQGYFQSRFKSKQQRLMKIYNLDIQRYNDLCKACYSASYVPAKSQPLPPLTH